The Euphorbia lathyris chromosome 2, ddEupLath1.1, whole genome shotgun sequence genome includes a window with the following:
- the LOC136218392 gene encoding glutathione S-transferase-like produces MAAIKVHGSPISTATQRVLVCLEEKGLDYEFSLVNMGAGDHKKHPFISLNPFGQVPALEHGDLKLFESRAITQYITHENLDKGTNLLCTGKQMAILGVWLEVEAQHFEPIASKLNFEIIFKPMFGMQTDPAAVEDNQAKLAKVLDVYESRLAESKYLACDCFTLADLHHLPNLQLLLTSQCKKLFDSRPHVAAWAADITARPTWAKVLSLQKN; encoded by the exons ATGGCAGCGATTAAGGTTCATGGAAGCCCAATCTCAACAGCTACACAGAGAGTCCTGGTTTGCCTTGAAGAGAAGGGTTTAGACTATGAGTTTAGCCTTGTTAATATGGGAGCTGGAGACCACAAGAAACACCCTTTCATTTCCCTCAAT CCATTTGGTCAAGTTCCAGCTCTCGAACATGGGGATCTCAAGCTCTTTG AGTCAAGAGCAATAACTCAATACATAACCCACGAGAATTTAGATAAGGGGACCAATCTATTGTGCACAGGGAAGCAGATGGCCATATTAGGTGTGTGGTTAGAGGTGGAGGCTCAGCACTTTGAGCCAATAGCATCCAAATTGAACTTTGAAATCATTTTTAAACCAATGTTTGGGATGCAGACTGACCCTGCTGCTGTTGAGGATAACCAAGCCAAACTTGCTAAGGTTCTTGATGTGTACGAGTCAAGGCTTGCTGAATCTAAGTACTTGGCCTGTGATTGCTTCACCTTAGCAGATCTACACCATCTGCCTAACTTGCAGTTGCTGCTCACTTCTCAATGCAAGAAATTGTTTGATTCTCGCCCTCATGTTGCTGCTTGGGCTGCTGATATCACTGCAAGGCCAACTTGGGCTAAGGTCCTTTCTCTGCAAAAAAACTAA
- the LOC136218393 gene encoding bifunctional protein FolD 2 encodes MASPPDHKATIIDGKAIAQTIRSEIADEVRQLSEKYGKVPGLAVVILGNRKDSQSYVNMKRKACAEVGIKSVDVDLPEQISEAEVISKVHELNANPDVHGILVQLPLPKHINEEVVLSAISIEKDVDGFHPLNIGKLAMKGREPLFLPCTPKGCLELLSRSGINIKGKKAVVVGRSNIVGLPVSLLLLKADATVTIVHSRSEDQESIIREADIIIAAAGQAMMIKGSWIKPGAAVIDVGTNAIDDPSKKAGYRLVGDVDYKEACKVAGWITPVPGGVGPMTVAMLLKNTLDGAKREFVQ; translated from the exons ATGGCGTCACCGCCAGATCACAAGGCCACAATAATCGACGGTAAGGCCATAGCCCAGACCATCCGATCTGAAATCGCCGACGAAGTCCGTCAACTCTCTGAGAAATACGGCAAG GTTCCAGGATTGGCTGTTGTTATTTTAGGCAATAGAAAGGATTCTCAAAGCTATGTAAATATGAAAAGAAAGGCATGTGCAGAAGTTGGGATAAAATCAGTTGATGTAGACCTCCCGGAACAAATATCTGAAGCTGAAGTGATCAGCAAGGTCCACGAACTAAATGCAAATCCTGATGTACATG GAATATTGGTTCAGCTTCCATTGCCAAAGCATATTAATGAAGAGGTGGTCTTGAGTGCAATTAGTATTGAAAAGGATGTGGATGGTTTTCATCCGCTGAATATCGGCAAGCTTGCAATGAAAGGCAGAGAACCTCTTTTTCTTCCCTGCACCCCTAAG GGGTGTCTGGAACTTCTGTCACGAAGTGGTATAAATATAAAGGGGAAAAAGGCAGTGGTTGTAGGTCGTAGCAACATAGTTGGATTGCCAGTGTCATTGCTGCTTCTGAAAGCAGATGCAACTGTTACCATAGTTCATTCTCGTTCTGAAGATCAGGAAAGTATCATTCGTGAAGCTGACATCATTATTGCTGCAGCAGGGCAAGCAATGATG ATCAAGGGAAGCTGGATTAAACCGGGTGCTGCAGTTATTGATGTTGGAACAAATGCTATTGATGACCCGAGTAAGAAGGCAGGTTATAGGCTAGTGGGAGATGTAGATTACAAGGAAGCATGTAAAGTAGCTGGATGGATTACTCCTGTTCCAGGTGGTGTGGGTCCAATGACTGTTGCAATGCTACTCAAGAACACCTTGGATGGTGCAAAGCGTGAATTTGTGCAGTAA